A single Pyxicephalus adspersus chromosome 8, UCB_Pads_2.0, whole genome shotgun sequence DNA region contains:
- the TCTA gene encoding T-cell leukemia translocation-altered gene protein has translation MAVWGSELLSELWAQLATLGSEFGEEWERNDLRAAIFRLLLAWLFLSITAIHLAWRSYGNTVTAFYYRQGPGGQNGSTPEYSSHFPIWESSSTESLKSHQE, from the exons atggcggtgtggGGGTCAGAGCTTCTGTCAGAGCTCTGGGCTCAGTTGGCGACACTGGGCTCGGAGTTCGGTGAAGAATGGGAGCGGAATGATCTGAGAGCCGCCATCTTCCGCCTGCTGTTGGCCTGGCTGTTCCTCAGTATTACCGCCATCCATCTGGCCTGGAGGAGCTACGGGAACACCGTTACCGCCTTCTACTACCGGCAGG GTCCTGGTGGACAGAACGGCAGCACTCCGGAATATTCTTCCCACTTCCCCATCTG GGAAAGCTCCAGCACGGAATCCCTGAAGAGCCACCAGGAGTGA
- the AMT gene encoding aminomethyltransferase, mitochondrial: protein MQRVVCAAVRGVIRRQKRGYSGGQQVEAPRRTALYEFHRHNGGKMVEFAGWSLPLQYMDSHIASHLHTRQHCSLFDVSHMLQTRVHGKDRIPFMESLVVGDIAELKENQGTLSLFTNESGGIIDDLIVNNTSEGHLYVVSNAGCAEKDSAHMKNRLLEFRAASRDVDLEDVDFALLALQGPSMARVLQAGLTDDLSKLTFMMGVTTSVFGIGGCRVTRCGYTGGGGAQISVPGDRAVELAEKLLQRPEVKLAGLAARDSLRLEAGLCLYGNDIDETTSPVEATLVWTLGKRRRAAMDFPGASVIVPQIKGKVSRKRVGITSTGPPIRQHTMILNTEGRVIGEVTSGCPSPSLKQNVAMGYVEPEYAKVGTALQLEVRKKLVDGVTSKMPFMPTKYYNAK from the exons ATGCAGAGGGTTGTGTGCGCGGCTGTTCGGGGGGTGATCCGGCGGCAGAAGAGGGGGTACAGCGGGGGGCAACAG gtGGAGGCTCCTCGCCGGACTGCGCTGTACGAATTTCACCGGCACAATGGCGGTAAGATGGTGGAGTTTGCGGGGTGGAGTCTTCCGTTGCAGTATATGGACAGTCACATTGCCTCGCACCTGCACACCCGCCAGCACTGCTCTCTCTTTGATGTGTCCCACATGCTGCAG ACACGGGTGCATGGCAAGGACCGAATCCCCTTCATGGAGAGCCTAGTGGTGGGGGACATCGCTGAATTAAAGGAGAACCAG GGTACACTGTCTCTCTTTACCAATGAGAGCGGAGGGATCATCGATGATCTGATAGTCAACAATACCTCGGAGGGTCACCTGTACGTGGTTTCCAATGCCGGCTGTGCAGAGAAAGACTCCGCCCACATGAAG AACCGTCTGCTGGAGTTCAGAGCAGCCAGCCGGGACGTGGACCTGGAAGACGTGGACTTTGCACTGCTGGCGCTGCAAG GTCCGTCTATGGCTCGAGTTCTCCAGGCTGGGCTCACCGATGATCTTTCCAAACTGACCTTCATGATGGGAGTCACCACCAGTGTGTTTGGCATTGGCGGGTGCCGAGTGACTCGGTGCGGGtacaccggggggggggggg CCCAGATTTCGGTGCCTGGTGACAGAGCCGTTGAGCTAGCAGAGAAGCTGTTGCAGAGACCAGAGGTGAAGCTGGCCGGTCTGGCGGCTCGGGACAGCCTGCGTCTGGAGGCTGGGCTCTGCCTGTATGGAAATGACATCGATGAGACCACTAGCCCGGTGGAGGCCACTCTGGTGTGGACTTTAG GAAAACGTCGCCGAGCCGCCATGGATTTCCCTGGAGCATCAGTCATTGTTCCTCAAATTAAAGGGAAGGTGAGCCGGAAACGCGTGGGAATCACCTCCACCGGACCTCCCATCCGCCAACACACGATGATACTGAACACGGAGGGGCGTGTCATCG GAGAAGTCACCAGCGGCTGCCCTTCCCCCTCCCTGAAGCAGAACGTGGCCATGGGCTATGTGGAACCGGAATACGCCAAGGTTGGCACTGCCCTGCAATTGGAGGTCCGGAAGAAACTCGTTGATGGTGTGACCAGCAAAATGCCTTTCATGCCCACCAAATACTACAATGCCAAGTGA
- the NICN1 gene encoding nicolin-1: MAQDSAPCTIRAPVPLQLGDGKSELGRPGVYVIDVTFPKPLIVNEISFKNFYTAFLTVRIQQRSSTHPRNKRWRTCVRDLQLMPNPHTEDSAQEYVSLHENQMLCATDHVISMRLFLRQPSPVWTTFSIEDLQINPNGRQRPQKGFSWWLNHLPPKEQLRSLSKSLPNPERVSSEVQQMWVLTEVMRSNQSSASVGRFDVDGCYDMNLLSYT; the protein is encoded by the exons ATGGCTCAGGATTCGGCTCCATGCACCATCCGAGCGCCGGTCCCACTGCAGCTGGGGGATGGGAAGTCTGAGCTGGGCCGCCCGGGGGTCTACGTCATTGATGTCACCTTCCCCAAACCTCTGATTGTCAAC GAAATCTCCTTTAAGAATTTCTATACAGCGTTCCTAACGGTGAGGATCCAGCAGAGGAGCTCCACACACCCCAGGAATAAAAGATGGCGGACGTGTGTCAGGGACCTGCAGCTGATGCCCAACCCCCACACTGAGGACAGTGCCCAGGAATACGTGTCGCTCCATGAAAACCAG ATGCTCTGCGCTACAGACCATGTCATCTCCATGCGTCTCTTCCTGCGGCAGCCGTCCCCGGTCTGGACAACTTTCAGCATAGAGGATCTCCAGATCAATCCAAATGGCCGACAG AGACCCCAGAAGGGGTTTTCCTGGTGGCTGAATCATCTGCCCCCAAAGGAGCAACTCCGGAGCCTAAGCAAG AGTCTTCCCAATCCTGAACGGGTGTCCAGTGAGGTGCAGCAGATGTGGGTGCTAACAGAAGTGATGCGATCCAATCAGAGCTCAGCCAGTGTTGGCCGGTTCGAT GTGGACGGCTGCTATGATATGAATCTGCTGTCATACACCTGA